One genomic region from Phorcysia thermohydrogeniphila encodes:
- a CDS encoding 2-oxoacid:acceptor oxidoreductase family protein translates to MRYQIVLTGVGGQGTIFLVKLLAQCALNKGIDFIGTETHGMAQKGGTVISYLKIGNFRAPLVGEGQADLLLGLYPTETLRFLSYLKPNGYIVTNIEDAFPKIEGFKLFTVNASELAVKGEINPKSLNVFILGYALKVVEGFPFSKEELEKAIVELNPKFADANIDALNKGYSVASRL, encoded by the coding sequence ATGAGATACCAAATTGTTCTAACAGGAGTTGGCGGACAGGGAACAATTTTCTTAGTAAAACTCCTTGCCCAGTGTGCTCTAAATAAGGGGATTGATTTTATAGGGACGGAAACTCACGGTATGGCTCAAAAAGGTGGAACGGTTATCTCTTACCTGAAGATAGGGAACTTTAGAGCTCCACTTGTAGGGGAGGGGCAGGCCGATTTACTCTTAGGTCTATATCCGACTGAGACCCTAAGGTTTCTTAGCTACCTTAAACCTAACGGTTACATCGTTACAAACATAGAAGACGCTTTCCCTAAGATAGAAGGCTTTAAACTTTTTACCGTTAATGCTTCAGAGCTGGCGGTAAAGGGGGAAATAAACCCAAAATCCTTAAACGTCTTTATTCTTGGTTATGCCTTAAAAGTTGTTGAGGGCTTTCCTTTCTCAAAAGAGGAGCTTGAAAAAGCAATCGTTGAACTGAATCCGAAGTTCGCAGATGCCAACATAGATGCTTTAAATAAGGGGTATAGTGTAGCTTCAAGACTTTGA
- a CDS encoding pentapeptide repeat-containing protein, giving the protein MDGEEGREFRECKVCRKLKRNVIEPVAVFLKDGQNLEDLTEEELRKFDTCIFHCEKENEVWMENVEEYKEWKKKRDETLRKGKDFKEKIEIKWNENLVDEFWRRVRAYRFAVDFVWESLLGCEGVEFTVEDLEKERKLVRFNLNNLLKSHGLCSYDYDFRYFIFPKFYIPEVSKDLKISREKPHLYFSRRSFNFWYEGEPLLFSKSSKFFGAIFLDKAEFKRVNFQEEAVFEKIVFQNEVDFSRSVFKDLTEFIEIVFKGKALFIRTLFNSEVEFRDIKFQDVVSFWDVTFERGVVFWRLSLTEAYVKAEGLALMFDDIRLSKDSYVEIRDSRIAKLVLKNVNNSSDNFCFFNIKLVKTDRENCEQGELIEPSIEIENSRLKGMELINCNFSEAKQIKIEDSSLTKVEFINVNWGKISEKRICRELFEKSPEKARDVYRQLKLALDNQKDYINANEFYSLEMKAYERALRKKLLPLQKKLVFSIHKFASDFGQSWLKPLLLIILLTTGEMGAKLAPSSFFSEFLYFLKSYIFIALFLSPLLVISEEWRNFSTLEWKKLSTFKELFSMLLTWLLYICLWEISIIFALSGFIVFNKFLPCFSFNPESWQLSLKVFLEEFAQTLNIFNFFKSSQVPSEKFLHTLYSIAVTFLTYQMIVAIRRQVRR; this is encoded by the coding sequence TTGGACGGGGAAGAAGGGAGAGAGTTTAGAGAGTGTAAAGTTTGTCGTAAGTTAAAGAGAAATGTAATAGAGCCTGTTGCTGTTTTTCTAAAGGATGGCCAGAATTTGGAAGATTTGACAGAAGAAGAACTGAGGAAGTTTGATACCTGCATTTTCCATTGTGAGAAAGAGAATGAGGTGTGGATGGAAAATGTAGAGGAGTATAAAGAATGGAAGAAAAAAAGAGATGAAACATTAAGGAAGGGTAAAGATTTTAAGGAAAAAATAGAAATAAAATGGAATGAAAATTTAGTTGATGAGTTCTGGAGGAGGGTAAGGGCGTATAGGTTTGCTGTTGATTTTGTATGGGAGAGCTTGTTGGGATGTGAAGGGGTAGAGTTTACTGTGGAAGATTTGGAAAAGGAAAGGAAGTTGGTTCGCTTTAATTTGAATAATCTTCTCAAGAGTCATGGTTTATGTTCCTATGATTATGATTTTAGATATTTTATATTTCCTAAGTTCTATATTCCTGAAGTTTCTAAGGACTTGAAAATAAGTAGGGAAAAACCTCATTTATATTTTTCAAGGCGTTCCTTTAATTTTTGGTATGAAGGAGAACCTTTGCTATTTAGTAAGAGCTCAAAGTTTTTTGGTGCAATTTTTCTGGATAAGGCTGAATTTAAGAGAGTAAATTTCCAAGAAGAAGCTGTTTTTGAGAAGATTGTTTTTCAAAATGAGGTTGACTTCTCTAGGAGTGTTTTTAAGGATTTAACTGAATTTATTGAGATAGTTTTTAAGGGTAAAGCTCTTTTTATTAGGACATTATTTAATAGTGAAGTTGAATTTAGAGATATAAAATTTCAAGATGTTGTTAGCTTTTGGGATGTAACTTTTGAACGTGGTGTCGTTTTTTGGAGATTGAGTTTAACGGAGGCATATGTAAAGGCTGAGGGCTTAGCATTGATGTTTGATGACATTCGTCTGTCAAAGGATAGCTATGTGGAGATAAGGGATTCGCGGATAGCCAAGTTAGTGTTGAAGAATGTGAATAACTCAAGCGATAACTTTTGTTTTTTTAACATAAAGTTAGTGAAGACAGATAGAGAAAATTGTGAACAAGGAGAATTAATAGAACCAAGTATAGAAATAGAGAATTCAAGATTAAAGGGTATGGAACTTATAAACTGTAACTTTTCTGAGGCGAAACAAATAAAGATAGAAGACAGTTCTTTAACAAAGGTGGAGTTTATAAATGTTAACTGGGGAAAAATTTCTGAGAAAAGAATATGTCGTGAATTGTTTGAAAAATCACCTGAAAAGGCAAGGGACGTTTATAGGCAGTTGAAGCTGGCGCTAGATAATCAGAAAGACTATATAAACGCTAATGAGTTTTATTCTCTTGAAATGAAAGCCTATGAAAGAGCTCTACGAAAGAAATTGTTGCCTTTACAGAAGAAGCTTGTTTTTTCAATTCATAAGTTTGCCTCTGACTTTGGCCAGAGCTGGTTAAAACCTCTGCTTCTGATAATACTGCTGACCACTGGAGAAATGGGAGCTAAACTTGCTCCTAGTTCCTTTTTCAGTGAATTTCTTTACTTCTTAAAGTCATACATTTTCATTGCTTTGTTTTTATCACCTTTGTTAGTGATATCCGAAGAATGGAGAAATTTTTCTACTTTAGAATGGAAAAAACTTTCTACTTTCAAAGAGCTGTTTTCAATGCTTTTAACTTGGCTCTTATATATCTGCTTATGGGAGATAAGTATAATCTTTGCTTTATCAGGCTTTATAGTTTTCAACAAGTTTTTACCTTGTTTTTCTTTTAATCCAGAAAGTTGGCAACTTTCCCTCAAAGTGTTTTTAGAGGAGTTTGCACAGACGCTAAACATCTTCAACTTTTTCAAAAGCAGTCAAGTGCCAAGCGAAAAATTCTTACACACTCTCTACTCTATAGCAGTTACTTTTCTTACTTACCAGATGATTGTTGCAATCAGAAGGCAGGTTAGAAGGTAG
- a CDS encoding L-lactate permease — MDFLMAILPILVVLVGMLLFSRSGVFMSVVGWIFAAITAWLYFKTPLSVVIGASVYGIVKAFAITFAVAFTMLMIFIMKEAGALQEIVKTVRSITKDKIQQTLFIGMGFGSLATSLGVVTPALFPPVFVALGFTPLAAVAISILCYDPLTSFALLSIPITLPARVAWGPFGIRPPGVENADQFIWSFTQNITIFLPVVSVGFAFMMLYFVGKWEAIRKHWLGATVAGLVLSITALLLSFTKIVPVEVIGILAGFTTMLVSYFMYKKNGEEKVKLDGSFLRAASPWILLFIFSLITNYPPVKKFLAGLPGNAEVIHIVGGKKIDLNIFAHVYFWILVAVVVSLPILKPTGEELKRAFNTWVKRVWGPFIAYSLFFAVAFIMAWSGMEIVNGKLTPGANFASMNMDIIIGKTLANLFGSLYPLIAPFLGLLGAFVGGSETASNVLFAKIQYGAVASTIGASAFMAVYGAHAVAGGIASAITPSKITNAAALVGLKGKDESQLLKTLILPVLALTLFVGIMLQIIVTLSK, encoded by the coding sequence ATGGACTTTTTAATGGCAATCCTGCCGATACTTGTTGTCCTTGTTGGAATGCTCCTCTTCTCCCGCTCAGGAGTCTTTATGTCGGTAGTGGGCTGGATTTTCGCCGCCATTACAGCGTGGCTCTACTTTAAGACTCCCTTAAGCGTCGTAATCGGCGCAAGCGTTTACGGGATAGTTAAGGCCTTTGCGATTACGTTCGCCGTTGCCTTTACGATGCTGATGATATTCATAATGAAAGAGGCCGGAGCTCTCCAAGAAATCGTCAAAACCGTTCGCTCCATCACAAAAGACAAAATCCAACAGACCCTTTTCATCGGAATGGGATTTGGTTCTCTGGCAACCTCCCTCGGAGTTGTAACGCCTGCCCTTTTCCCGCCTGTATTTGTTGCCCTTGGATTTACGCCACTTGCAGCGGTAGCTATCTCTATCCTCTGTTACGACCCCCTTACCTCCTTTGCGCTGTTATCCATTCCTATTACGCTCCCTGCACGGGTAGCGTGGGGACCTTTCGGCATCAGACCTCCCGGAGTTGAGAACGCAGACCAGTTTATCTGGTCCTTTACGCAGAACATAACCATCTTCCTGCCGGTCGTTTCCGTAGGCTTTGCCTTTATGATGCTCTACTTCGTTGGGAAGTGGGAAGCAATAAGGAAACACTGGCTCGGAGCAACCGTTGCAGGGCTCGTCCTATCCATAACTGCCTTACTTCTCTCGTTTACAAAAATTGTTCCCGTTGAAGTAATCGGTATCCTCGCAGGCTTTACGACGATGCTCGTCTCCTACTTCATGTACAAGAAGAACGGCGAAGAAAAGGTAAAGTTAGACGGTAGCTTTCTAAGAGCAGCTTCTCCGTGGATTCTCCTGTTTATCTTCTCACTCATAACGAACTATCCACCTGTTAAGAAGTTTTTGGCAGGGCTTCCCGGCAATGCAGAGGTTATTCACATAGTCGGTGGAAAGAAAATAGACCTAAACATCTTTGCCCACGTTTACTTCTGGATTCTCGTGGCGGTAGTTGTCTCTCTCCCAATACTGAAACCTACAGGTGAAGAGCTTAAAAGGGCGTTTAACACGTGGGTAAAAAGGGTCTGGGGACCATTTATAGCTTACTCCCTCTTCTTCGCAGTTGCCTTTATAATGGCTTGGTCTGGGATGGAAATCGTTAATGGAAAGCTAACGCCCGGAGCAAACTTTGCTTCAATGAATATGGACATCATTATAGGAAAGACTCTCGCAAACCTTTTCGGAAGCCTATACCCCCTAATTGCTCCCTTCTTGGGACTCCTTGGAGCGTTTGTCGGCGGAAGTGAGACTGCTTCTAACGTTCTCTTTGCCAAGATTCAGTACGGTGCAGTAGCCTCAACAATTGGAGCTTCTGCCTTCATGGCCGTTTACGGAGCTCACGCCGTAGCAGGCGGAATCGCCAGCGCCATAACCCCCTCAAAGATTACAAACGCCGCTGCCCTTGTTGGACTTAAAGGAAAAGACGAAAGCCAGCTCCTTAAAACCCTCATCCTTCCCGTTCTTGCCCTAACGCTCTTCGTTGGAATCATGCTCCAGATAATCGTTACCCTAAGCAAGTAG
- a CDS encoding ACT domain-containing protein, with protein sequence MTKYAVKQLSVFLENRRGRLADVAKVLAEAGINIRALFLADSSEFGILRLVVNNPEKAKAVLISKGFAANETDVFAVEVEDKPGGFYSVIKILAENGIDVEYTYAYAGASHTAILFFKVKNEDFSKALKLLEESGHKLIEAAKFYE encoded by the coding sequence ATGACTAAATACGCAGTGAAACAACTATCTGTTTTCTTAGAAAACAGGAGGGGAAGGCTTGCAGATGTAGCAAAGGTGCTTGCCGAAGCTGGAATAAACATAAGAGCTCTCTTTCTCGCAGATTCTTCCGAGTTCGGAATTTTAAGGCTCGTAGTAAACAATCCAGAAAAGGCCAAGGCCGTCCTAATCTCCAAAGGATTTGCTGCAAACGAAACAGATGTCTTTGCAGTTGAAGTAGAGGATAAGCCGGGAGGCTTTTACAGTGTTATTAAAATCCTCGCCGAGAACGGCATAGACGTTGAGTACACCTACGCCTATGCAGGTGCATCACACACGGCAATTCTCTTCTTCAAGGTAAAGAACGAGGACTTTTCAAAAGCCCTAAAGCTCCTTGAGGAAAGCGGGCACAAGCTAATAGAGGCCGCCAAATTCTACGAGTAG